One window from the genome of [Mycobacterium] stephanolepidis encodes:
- the dnaJ gene encoding molecular chaperone DnaJ has product MARDYYGILGVSKGASDSELKRAYRKLARELHPDINPDEQAQTRFKEVSIAYEVLTDPEKRRIVDLGGDPLENGGGGNGFGGGFGSGFGGLGDVFEAFFGGSAGGSRGPRGRVQPGSDSLLRMRLELLECATGVSKQVTVDTAILCDGCTGKGTHGNSAPSACETCGGRGEVQTVQRSLLGQVLTSRPCPTCQGAGEVITDPCHKCGGDGRVRARREITVKIPAGVGDGMRVRLAAQGEVGPGGGPAGDLYVEVHEKPHDVFIRDGDDLHFTVRVPMVEAALGTSVSVDAIIDGPTVVKVEPGSQPGSVVTMRGKGMPHLRTGVRGNLHAHLDVVVPTRMDAKERELLKDFKNVRNKETAEVVWAESASGGVFSRLREAFTGR; this is encoded by the coding sequence GTGGCGCGTGATTACTACGGCATCCTCGGGGTCAGCAAGGGTGCCAGCGACAGTGAGCTCAAGCGGGCATACCGCAAGCTCGCCCGCGAGCTGCACCCCGACATCAACCCCGATGAACAGGCCCAGACGCGGTTCAAGGAGGTCAGCATCGCCTATGAGGTGCTGACCGATCCGGAGAAGCGGCGCATCGTCGACCTGGGCGGCGACCCGCTGGAGAACGGCGGCGGTGGCAACGGGTTCGGTGGTGGCTTCGGTTCGGGCTTCGGTGGTCTGGGCGACGTCTTCGAGGCGTTCTTCGGCGGATCGGCCGGCGGCTCGCGTGGTCCGCGCGGCCGGGTGCAGCCTGGTTCGGACTCTCTGCTGCGGATGCGGCTCGAACTGCTGGAATGTGCGACCGGCGTCAGCAAGCAGGTGACCGTCGACACCGCGATTCTGTGCGACGGATGCACCGGCAAGGGCACCCACGGAAACTCGGCGCCGAGCGCCTGCGAGACCTGTGGTGGCCGTGGCGAGGTGCAGACCGTGCAGCGCTCCCTGCTTGGCCAGGTACTCACGTCGCGCCCGTGTCCGACGTGTCAGGGGGCCGGAGAGGTCATCACCGATCCCTGCCACAAGTGCGGCGGCGACGGCCGGGTGCGCGCGCGTCGCGAGATCACGGTCAAGATCCCGGCCGGTGTCGGTGACGGCATGCGGGTGCGCCTGGCGGCCCAGGGTGAGGTCGGTCCCGGTGGTGGCCCGGCCGGTGACCTGTACGTCGAGGTGCACGAGAAGCCCCACGACGTGTTCATTCGTGACGGGGATGACCTGCACTTCACGGTTCGGGTCCCGATGGTGGAGGCGGCGCTGGGCACCAGTGTGTCGGTCGACGCGATCATCGACGGACCGACAGTCGTCAAGGTCGAGCCGGGATCGCAGCCGGGTTCGGTGGTGACGATGCGCGGGAAGGGCATGCCGCATCTGCGCACCGGTGTTCGCGGAAACCTGCACGCCCATCTGGACGTGGTGGTGCCGACTCGGATGGACGCCAAGGAACGCGAGCTGCTGAAGGACTTCAAGAACGTACGGAACAAGGAAACCGCCGAGGTGGTCTGGGCGGAATCGGCGTCGGGCGGGGTGTTCTCGCGGCTGCGCGAGGCGTTCACGGGCCGGTAG
- a CDS encoding 16S rRNA (uracil(1498)-N(3))-methyltransferase: protein MAAATIFYVDRVPAVGEQVSLLGDEGHHATRVLRLRVGEPVMVCDGAGEVGDGVVASVDRTSLSIEVTARWSVAAADPTVTVVQALPKSDRSELAVDLAVEAGADEIVPWQAQRCVSRWDAQNDPDKAAKGQRRWEAVARAASRQSRRAFVPTVSTLHSTAQLSELVRQRVADGAVVLVLHESADSGLGARGELLSAASSVVLIVGPEGGVADAELGVLTDAGAVAVRLGPTVLRTSSAAAVALGALGVLTDRWARGPLAHR from the coding sequence ATGGCGGCTGCCACGATCTTCTACGTTGACCGGGTCCCCGCCGTCGGGGAGCAGGTGAGTCTGCTGGGTGACGAGGGCCATCACGCCACGCGGGTGCTGCGCCTGCGTGTCGGGGAGCCCGTCATGGTGTGCGACGGCGCGGGCGAGGTTGGCGACGGTGTCGTCGCCTCCGTTGACCGCACCAGCCTGTCGATCGAGGTGACCGCGCGCTGGAGCGTCGCTGCTGCGGACCCCACAGTGACTGTGGTGCAAGCACTTCCAAAATCCGATCGCTCCGAGCTCGCCGTCGACCTGGCGGTGGAGGCGGGAGCCGACGAGATCGTTCCGTGGCAGGCGCAGCGATGTGTGTCGCGCTGGGACGCACAGAACGACCCGGACAAGGCGGCGAAGGGGCAGCGGCGCTGGGAGGCGGTCGCACGGGCGGCGTCACGGCAGTCCCGCCGGGCCTTCGTCCCGACAGTGTCGACGCTGCATTCCACCGCGCAGCTGTCCGAGCTGGTCCGTCAGCGGGTGGCCGACGGCGCCGTCGTGCTGGTGCTGCATGAGTCGGCGGACTCCGGGCTCGGTGCCCGGGGCGAGCTGCTGTCCGCAGCGTCGTCGGTGGTGCTCATCGTGGGGCCCGAGGGCGGCGTCGCGGACGCCGAGCTGGGGGTTTTGACGGACGCGGGTGCGGTCGCGGTGCGTTTGGGGCCGACGGTGCTGCGCACATCCAGTGCCGCTGCCGTCGCGTTGGGTGCCCTCGGGGTGCTCACCGACCGATGGGCCCGCGGTCCGCTGGCGCATCGGTGA
- a CDS encoding PhoH family protein — protein sequence MTSREEDAAVPSVLPSEVRSSVEIPNDLIMGLLGSADENLRELEDMLTADVHARGNTITFTGEPGDVALAERVVSELIVIARRGQQLTPSTVRHTGAMLTGDDDESPAEVLSLDILSRRGKTIRPKTLNQKRYVDAIDANTVVFGIGPAGTGKTYLAMAKAVNALQSKQVTRIILTRPAVEAGERLGFLPGTLSEKIDPYLRPLYDALHDMMDPELIPKLMSAGVIEVAPLAYMRGRTLNDAFIILDEAQNTTAEQMKMFLTRLGFGSKIVVTGDVTQVDLPGGARSGLRAAVDILDNIDGIHFSELTSADVVRHRLVAEIVDAYARFEESDLTDNRAQRRASGNRSRHR from the coding sequence GTGACGAGCCGAGAAGAAGACGCCGCTGTCCCGTCGGTATTGCCCTCGGAAGTACGCAGCAGTGTCGAGATTCCGAACGATCTCATCATGGGCCTGCTGGGTTCTGCTGATGAAAACCTGCGCGAGCTCGAGGACATGTTGACCGCCGATGTCCATGCCCGCGGAAACACCATCACCTTCACCGGCGAGCCCGGTGATGTGGCGTTGGCCGAGCGTGTGGTCTCCGAGCTGATCGTGATAGCCCGCCGGGGCCAGCAGCTGACGCCCTCGACGGTGCGGCACACGGGGGCCATGCTCACCGGTGACGACGATGAGTCACCCGCCGAGGTACTGAGCCTGGACATCCTGTCGCGGCGTGGCAAGACCATCCGCCCGAAGACGCTGAACCAGAAGCGCTACGTGGACGCGATCGACGCCAACACTGTCGTTTTCGGTATCGGCCCGGCCGGTACCGGCAAGACGTATCTGGCGATGGCCAAGGCGGTCAACGCGTTACAGAGCAAGCAGGTCACCCGGATCATCCTCACCCGTCCGGCCGTCGAGGCGGGGGAGCGGCTGGGCTTCCTGCCCGGCACCCTGAGCGAGAAGATCGACCCCTACCTGCGGCCGTTGTACGACGCGCTGCACGACATGATGGACCCCGAACTGATCCCCAAGCTGATGTCGGCCGGGGTCATCGAGGTTGCGCCACTGGCATATATGCGGGGCCGGACACTCAACGACGCGTTCATCATCCTCGACGAGGCCCAGAACACCACCGCCGAACAGATGAAGATGTTCCTGACCCGGCTCGGGTTCGGTTCCAAGATTGTGGTCACCGGTGACGTGACACAGGTCGACCTGCCCGGTGGCGCCCGTTCCGGGCTGCGTGCCGCGGTCGACATTCTTGACAATATCGACGGAATTCACTTCTCGGAGTTGACCAGTGCCGATGTGGTCCGCCATCGGTTGGTGGCGGAGATCGTGGATGCCTACGCACGTTTTGAGGAGTCAGATCTGACGGACAACCGCGCGCAGCGGCGCGCGTCGGGGAACCGGAGCCGGCACCGATGA
- the ybeY gene encoding rRNA maturation RNase YbeY has product MSIEVVNESGIDVAEGELVSVARFAIAAMDVHPAAELSMMLVDLAAMADLHMRWMDLPGPTDVMSFPMDELEPGGRPDAPEPGPSMLGDIVLCPQFAAEQAEAAGHSLAHELALLTVHGVLHLLGYDHAEPEEEREMFALQNQLLKDWYEQQAQLYRDSRLLDKSRNFDE; this is encoded by the coding sequence ATGAGTATTGAGGTCGTCAACGAGTCGGGTATCGACGTCGCCGAGGGCGAGTTGGTCAGCGTCGCACGATTCGCCATCGCGGCAATGGATGTCCATCCGGCGGCCGAACTTTCGATGATGCTTGTCGATCTCGCGGCCATGGCAGACCTGCACATGCGGTGGATGGATCTGCCCGGTCCCACCGATGTGATGTCCTTCCCGATGGACGAGCTGGAGCCAGGTGGGCGTCCGGACGCGCCAGAGCCCGGGCCCTCGATGCTCGGCGACATCGTGCTGTGCCCGCAGTTCGCGGCCGAACAGGCTGAGGCGGCGGGCCATTCGCTGGCTCACGAGCTGGCGCTGCTGACCGTGCACGGGGTGCTGCATCTGCTCGGCTACGACCACGCCGAACCCGAGGAAGAGCGCGAGATGTTCGCGCTGCAGAACCAGCTGCTCAAGGACTGGTACGAGCAGCAGGCCCAGCTGTATCGGGATAGCCGTCTGCTCGACAAGTCGCGCAACTTCGACGAGTGA
- a CDS encoding hemolysin family protein — protein sequence MSGIGLLLAAIVLVGLGGTFAAIDAAINTVSSARVDELVREERPGAVRLSVVIRDRPRYVNLVVLLRTTCEILSTVCLAGYLTARMSLGAALMISAIVMVVTSFVAIGVGPRTLGRQHAYSIALGAAVPLQVISVLLGPISRLLILLGNAVTPGRGFRNGPFASEIELREVVDMAQQRGVVADNERRMIQSVFELGDTPAREVMVPRTEMVWIESDKTAGQATSLAVRSGHSRIPVVGENVDDVVGVVFLKDLVQQTYYSVNGGRDVTVAQVMRPAVFVPDSKPLDALLREMQQHRKHMALLVDEYGAIAGLVTIEDVLEEIVGEIADEYDHDEVAPVEDLKHKIFRVSARLPIEDLGELYGIEFDEDLDVETVGGLLALELGRVPLPGSTAASHGLLLQAEGGPDTRGRVRIGTILVQPDPDSGTAADDDKTEEKDD from the coding sequence ATGTCTGGCATAGGGCTGCTGCTGGCGGCGATCGTCCTCGTCGGCCTGGGCGGTACGTTCGCGGCCATCGACGCGGCCATCAACACCGTGTCCTCGGCGCGTGTCGACGAGTTGGTTCGTGAGGAAAGGCCGGGCGCGGTAAGGCTTTCCGTGGTGATCCGAGACCGACCGCGCTATGTGAACCTGGTTGTCCTGCTGCGCACCACCTGCGAGATCCTCTCGACGGTGTGCCTGGCCGGATATCTGACCGCGCGGATGAGCCTGGGTGCCGCACTGATGATCTCGGCGATCGTCATGGTGGTGACGAGCTTCGTGGCGATCGGGGTGGGTCCGCGTACGTTGGGACGCCAACATGCGTACTCGATAGCGCTGGGTGCCGCCGTTCCGCTCCAGGTGATTTCGGTGCTGCTGGGTCCCATTTCGCGGCTGCTCATCCTGCTCGGTAACGCGGTGACGCCCGGGCGTGGTTTCCGCAACGGCCCGTTTGCCTCCGAGATCGAGCTGCGCGAGGTGGTCGACATGGCGCAGCAGCGCGGCGTGGTGGCCGATAACGAGCGTCGAATGATCCAGTCCGTGTTCGAGCTGGGCGATACACCCGCCCGCGAGGTGATGGTGCCGCGCACCGAGATGGTCTGGATCGAATCCGACAAGACGGCCGGTCAAGCCACCTCGCTGGCGGTGCGCAGCGGGCACTCTCGCATCCCGGTGGTCGGAGAGAACGTCGATGACGTCGTCGGGGTGGTCTTTCTCAAGGACCTTGTGCAGCAGACGTACTACTCGGTGAACGGTGGCCGCGATGTCACCGTGGCGCAGGTGATGAGGCCGGCGGTGTTCGTTCCGGACTCCAAGCCGCTGGATGCGCTGCTGCGCGAGATGCAGCAGCACCGCAAGCACATGGCGTTGCTCGTCGACGAGTACGGGGCTATCGCCGGGTTGGTGACCATCGAGGACGTGTTGGAGGAGATCGTCGGGGAGATCGCCGACGAGTACGATCACGACGAGGTCGCTCCGGTGGAGGACTTGAAACACAAGATATTTCGTGTCTCTGCCAGGTTGCCGATCGAAGACCTGGGGGAGCTGTACGGCATTGAGTTCGACGAGGACTTGGACGTCGAGACCGTTGGCGGACTCCTCGCATTGGAGCTGGGACGCGTTCCACTGCCGGGGTCAACGGCTGCCTCGCACGGACTTTTGTTACAGGCCGAGGGTGGTCCGGACACGCGTGGCCGGGTGCGCATCGGCACGATCCTGGTGCAACCCGACCCCGACAGCGGCACAGCGGCGGACGACGACAAAACGGAGGAAAAAGATGACTGA
- a CDS encoding cytidine deaminase codes for MTELDAEDNKLVVLARGAMGRAEAKSGAAVRDGDGRTYAGAPVTLSALSLTALQAAVAAAVSSGASVIEAAVLVGGSHEDPGLAAVRELSPSATVIVTDRTGVPAGQL; via the coding sequence ATGACTGAGTTGGATGCAGAAGACAACAAGCTCGTCGTGCTGGCCCGCGGAGCGATGGGGCGTGCCGAAGCGAAATCGGGAGCGGCGGTGCGCGACGGCGACGGCCGCACGTACGCCGGTGCGCCGGTGACGCTTTCGGCGCTGTCGTTGACGGCGTTGCAGGCGGCGGTGGCAGCGGCGGTGTCCAGTGGCGCCTCGGTCATCGAGGCGGCGGTGCTGGTCGGCGGTTCACACGAGGATCCGGGCCTCGCTGCGGTGCGGGAGCTTTCGCCGTCGGCGACGGTCATCGTCACCGATCGCACCGGCGTGCCTGCGGGGCAGTTGTGA